The following DNA comes from Halorhabdus tiamatea SARL4B.
CGGTGGGACCGTCGGCCTCGCTACGCTACCAGTATCGGCGCCAGCTCTCGGTCGCGCGGACCAGCCCCTCGACGTAGAAGTAGTCACCCCAGACACAGCACTCGTTGTAGTCGCCGTCGCCGCGGGCGTAGGCGGCGTCGGTGAGCAGGCCGTTCGATCGCCCGGGATCGGCCGCGTAGTGTGCACCCAGTGAGTCGAGCATTTCCAGGGCAGCGTTGCGGTACCGATCAGCGCGCTCGTCCGCGACCGGGAGGACCGAAGCGAGTTCGATTAACCCACAGGCCGCGATGGCGGCGGCGGAGGTGTCCCGCACCTCGTCATCGTCCGGCGCGTCGAAGTCCCACCGGGGGACGTGGTCAGCCTCGACGCGGTGAAGGTAGTAGTTGGCGAGCTTGGCAGAGAGCTCGGCGTAGGCCGGCTCGTCGGCGTATTCGGCCACGAGCGCGTAGCCGTAGATGGCCCACGCCTGCCCGCGCGCCCAGCAAGAGTCGTCGGCGTACCCCTGGTGGGTCTCCCCGCCCAGCGGTTCGCCCGACGCCACGTCGCACTGGAAGGTGTGGAACGTCGACCCGTCCGGTCGGACGATGTGCTCGGCGTTCGTCCTGGCGTGGGTCTCGGCGATGGCAGCGTAGGCGTCGTTGCCCGTGATCTCGCTGGCCCAGAACAGCAGTGGGAGGTTCATCATCGTGTCGACGATCATCCGGCCGTGGACCCACTCGTCGTCCTCGGGTCGGTCGGGGTCGCCCCAGGCCTGAATCAGTCCCGGGGCGTCCCAGAATCGGTCGGCCAGGTAGTCGGCAGCCGTGACAGCCATCTCCCGGTACCGATCTTTTCCCGTCACCTTGTGTCCGGCGACGGCCGAGAGCGTATAGAGGAACCCCAGGTCGTGCGTCAGCACGTTGCCCGACTCGAGCCGTCGGTCGAACGTTCGTAACTGAGTCTCGGCCGCGTCACGGAACCGCTCGCGGCCGGTCACCTCGTGGGCAAGCCAGCACTGCCCGGTCCAGAACGAGGTGGTCCACCCATCGGCGTTGTCCGTGGGCTGGTAGACGAGATCTGTGCTGGAGGGAGCCGGGAACCGGTCGTAGAACTGGTCGACGTTGTCGTCGATCCGGTCGACCGCGTCGGCCAACCGCGTCTCCAGGTCGGCGTGTTCGATCGCGGGGCGCTCGGCGTATCGCTCGGGAACGCCCTCGTCGGTCACTGTCGCTGCAAGTACCGATGGTGCCCGGGGCATCACCTGCGTGGTGTACCCCTCCACTCATAAAGCCGTCGAGGGGACGGAGACTTCCCAAAAACTAATGCTCCAGTTACTGTGCAATCAGGTGATGCAGCTATCCGAGAACGATTTCCCGGCGATCGGACTGGGGACGTGGCAAAACACCGATCCGGAGGAGTGCGCCAACAGCGTCCGGACGGCACTCGAGATAGGGTACCGGCACGTCGATACCGCCCACTACTACGGGAACGAGGAGAGTGTCGGTCGCGGGATCCACGCGGCGGACGTTGACCGCGACGACGTCGTCGTCGCCTCCAAGGTCCACGCCGAGAAGTTCGGACTGGACTACGACGGGGTGATCGAGGGAGCGAAAAAGAGTTGTGAGCGGATGGACCTGGAGTACCTCGACGTTCTCTACGTCCACTGGCCGGTGCTCGAATACGATACCGAGGAGACGCTTTCGGCGTTTGAGCAGCTCAAGGACGACGGAGTCATCGACCACATTGGACTCAGTAACTACTCGATAAATCTCCTCGACGAAGCGCTGTCGGTGCTCGAGGAGCCGCCGCTCACGCTCCAGATGGAGATGCACCCGTTCTGCCACCAGGACGAGGTCCTCGGGTACGCCCAGAAACACGACATCCGGCTGATCGCCTATTCGCCGCTTGCGCGCGGTCATGTCTTCGAGAGTGACGTGATCCATGAGATCGCGGAGAAACACGGCGTGAGCGAGGCACAGGTCTCGATCGCCTGGCTCCTCTCGAAGGACAACGTCAGCGTGATTCCGAAAGCCAGGGGCGAGGCACACATCCGTGACAACATGCGCGCGGTCGATCTCACCCTCGACGAGGCAGACATCGAGCGCATCGACGACATCGACCGCCGGGAGCGCTACGTGGAACGCGACGATTCACCCTGGCTCGCCTAGCGGCGGGACGGTGCCGCCTCTGGTCCGGCAGTCTTATGCGCTTGCTGGCGGTTGGGTCCGCTGTGGGATCGAACCACGGAGAACCATGAGTCACGTTACTGTCGAAGAGGTCACCGACGAGCGCTGGATCAACGCCGTCCACGTGTCGAACGGGACGATCGAACTGCTCGCCCCGACGACGGTCGGCCCGCGGATCGCCCGCTTCGGGTTCGAGGGTGCTCGAAACGAGTTCCGCGTCTTCCCGGAGCCCCGCGAGGAGTGGCCCCTAGTCGGCGGTCATCGGCTCTGGCACGGGCCGGAGTACGCCCCACGGACTCACCAGCCCGACCTCGAACCGATCGACGCCGAGGTGATCGACGACGGGGTCGCCCTCCGGCGCGGGGCCGACAAGGGAACCGGGATCGAGAAGGCGATCACGGTCAGGATGGGATCGGGGGCGAGTGTCGAGATCACCCACGAACTGACCAACCGCGGCGTCTGGCCCGTCGAGTTCGCGCCGTGGGGACTCAGTGTTCTAAAACCGGGCGGAACGGCTGTTATCCCGCTCAGCCCGCAGGCCGAGGAGGACAGCCTGTTGCCCGACCGGTCGATCACCTTTTGGCCGTACACCACGCCGGGGGACAATCGCCTCGCGTACGGCGAGGAGCGGGTCCTCGTCGCCCAGGAGACCGACTCCGATGGGCCGCTGAAGATCGGCACGTCCGCCGGCGACGCCTGGGTCGCCTACGTCAACGACGGCCATGCCTTCCGGAAGGACGTCAGTGTCGATCCGGCCGGGACGTATCCCGACCGCGGCTGTGGCGCGGAGGTCTACACTGACGGGGAGATCCTGGAATTGGAGACGCTCGGCCCGC
Coding sequences within:
- a CDS encoding aldo/keto reductase — protein: MQLSENDFPAIGLGTWQNTDPEECANSVRTALEIGYRHVDTAHYYGNEESVGRGIHAADVDRDDVVVASKVHAEKFGLDYDGVIEGAKKSCERMDLEYLDVLYVHWPVLEYDTEETLSAFEQLKDDGVIDHIGLSNYSINLLDEALSVLEEPPLTLQMEMHPFCHQDEVLGYAQKHDIRLIAYSPLARGHVFESDVIHEIAEKHGVSEAQVSIAWLLSKDNVSVIPKARGEAHIRDNMRAVDLTLDEADIERIDDIDRRERYVERDDSPWLA
- a CDS encoding glycoside hydrolase family 88 protein, whose amino-acid sequence is MPRAPSVLAATVTDEGVPERYAERPAIEHADLETRLADAVDRIDDNVDQFYDRFPAPSSTDLVYQPTDNADGWTTSFWTGQCWLAHEVTGRERFRDAAETQLRTFDRRLESGNVLTHDLGFLYTLSAVAGHKVTGKDRYREMAVTAADYLADRFWDAPGLIQAWGDPDRPEDDEWVHGRMIVDTMMNLPLLFWASEITGNDAYAAIAETHARTNAEHIVRPDGSTFHTFQCDVASGEPLGGETHQGYADDSCWARGQAWAIYGYALVAEYADEPAYAELSAKLANYYLHRVEADHVPRWDFDAPDDDEVRDTSAAAIAACGLIELASVLPVADERADRYRNAALEMLDSLGAHYAADPGRSNGLLTDAAYARGDGDYNECCVWGDYFYVEGLVRATESWRRYW